In the Hordeum vulgare subsp. vulgare chromosome 7H, MorexV3_pseudomolecules_assembly, whole genome shotgun sequence genome, one interval contains:
- the LOC123407431 gene encoding 26S proteasome regulatory subunit S10B homolog B: protein MAEADDAAAARRRTVITEYRNKLLNARELETRVRTGRENLKKAKKDYDKTEDDLKSLQSVGQIIGEVLRPLDSERFIVKASSGPRYVVGCRSKVDKEKLTAATRVVLDMTTLTIMRTLPREVDPVVYNMLHEDPGNVSYSAVGGLSDQIRELRESIELPLMNPELFLRVGIKPPKGVLLYGPPGTGKTLLARAIASNIDANFLKIVSSAIIDKYIGESARLIREMFNYAREHQPCIIFMDEIDAIGGRRFSEGTSADREIQRTLMELLNQLDGFDELGKVKMIMATNRPDVLDPALLRPGRLDRKIEIPLPNEQSRTEVLKIHAAGIAKHGEIDYEAVVKLAEGFNGADLRNVCTEAGMAAIRAERDYVIHEDFMKAVRKLNDAKKLESSAHYSADFGKD from the exons ATGGCCGAGGCCGACGACGCGGCCGCCGCCCGCCGGCGCACCGTGATCACGGAGTACCGCAACAAGCTCCTCAACGCCCGCGAGCTGGAGACGAGGGTCCGCACAG GCAGGGAAAACCTAAAAAAGGCAAAGAAAGATTATGATAAAACTGAAGATGATTTGAAGTCCTTGCAGAGTGTGGGCCAAATCATTGGTGAAGTACTTCGGCCATTGGACAGTGAAAGAT ttatCGTCAAAGCCAGTAGTGGGCCACGTTATGTGGTCGGCTGCAGAAGCAAAGTTGACAAAGAAAAGCTGACAGCTGCAACACGAGTTGTCCTTGACATGACAACTTTAACAATAATGCGCACTCTACCACGTGAG GTTGACCCCGTGGTCTATAACATGCTACACGAAGACCCCGGCAATGTCAGTTACTCAGCTGTAGGTGGACTGTCAGATCAAATAAGGGAGCTGCGGGAgtccatcgagttgcctcttatgaatccagAATTGTTTCTTCGCGTTGGGATTAAACCACCAAAG GGTGTTCTGCTCTATGGCCCACCTGGAACGGGAAAGACATTGCTTGCTAGAGCCATCGCTAGCAACATCGATGCTAACTTTTTAAAg ATTGTTTCAAGTGCTATCATTGACAAATATATTGGTGAAAGTGCCCGTCTTATAAGAGAAATGTTTAACTATGCACGTGAGCATCAA CCATGTATTATTTTCATGGATGAAATTGATGCCATTGGTGGCCGAAGATTCAGCGAGGGCACTAGTGCAGATCGTGAAATACAACGGACATTGATGGAGCTCCTAAATCAGTTGGATGGATTCGATGAGCTTGGAAAG GTGAAGATGATCATGGCGACGAACCGTCCTGATGTCTTGGATCCTGCGCTCCTTCGTCCTGGACGCCTAGACAGAAAGATAGAGATTCCGCTACCGAATGAGCAATCCAGGACGGAGGTCCTGAAAATCCATGCGGCTGGTATCGCTAAGCATGGTGAAATTGATTACGAGGCTGTGGTTAAGCTTGCCGAG GGCTTCAATGGTGCCGATCTTCGCAATGTCTGCACTGAGGCTGGCATGGCTGCCATTCGAGCAGAGCGTGACTACGTCATCCACGAAGACTTCATGAAG GCGGTGCGGAAATTGAATGACGCCAAGAAGCTCGAGTCCAGCGCGCACTACAGTGCCGACTTTGGTAAGGACTAA